The sequence CGTTGACCAGGATGAGCCGCACCCGCTCGCCGTACTGGAGGCGAACAAGCTCGTCCTCGGAGAACTCTTTTCCGTCGATCGACCAGATGAACCGCTCCATGTTGCCCGTCAGGTGCAGCTCAATCTCTCGCGTGGGCGCCGCAAATGACTCCTTCGCGTCGCGCGCCTTCAGGTGGCTGTAGGTGAGCACGCGCCAGCCGTCGTCGCCCAGCCCCACGCCGGGCTCATCCAGCCGCGAGCGCGTCATCATGGGAATGCCTGCTTCTTTGGGGCCATGGTCGTTGTCGGGGTCGTGCATGACCGGCTCGGGGAGCGTGCCGGGTGCGCGCAGGCCGCGCTCGTTCGAGGCCATCATGCCGCCTGCCATCGCGCCCTCCTTCATCGGGCCGTGATCCATCGAGCCGTGCTTCATCTCGCCATGGGCCATTCCGCCATGATCCATTCCCCCGGTGCTGGAAGCTGCTCCAGCGCCGGCCGCTGCGCCCATGGCCATGCCGCCGTGGTCCATGCTGCCACTTCCGTGCTTCATGCCCATATCGGCCATGGTAAGCAGCGGACGCTCGCGCTCGTCGGGCACCGGGGCCTCCATGCCCGCGCGAGGCGCGAGTGTGCCGCGTGCGTAGCCGCTGCGGCTGAGCGATTCCGCAAAGACCGTGTAAGCGCGGTCCTCCGTCGGCTCAACGATGACGTCGTAGCGCTCGGCCGTGCCGATCCGGAACTCGTCGGTCATCACCGGCTCCACGTGCTGCCCGCTCACCTGCACCACCTCCATAGGCAGCCCCGGCACGCGCACATCGAAGATGGTGGAAAAGCTGGCATTGATGAAGCGCAGCCGCACGCGCTCGCCGGGCGCAAAAAGCCCCGTCCAGTTCGCCCCGGGCGCGTGGCCGTTCATGAGGTAGGTGTATTCCGTACCGCGCACCGCCTGCAGGTCCGTGCGGCTCATGCGCATCCGCTTCCAGGCCAAACGGTCCTTCAGCGTATCGAGAAAGCCCTCATCGAACACGTCCCGCCAGAAGTCGCCCACGGTGCGCTTCTGGAAGTTGTAGTAGTCCTCGCCCTTCTTCAGGTTAGCGAAGATCTGGTGCGGGTCGTTAAAGGTCCAGTCCGTGAGGACGACCACCAGCTCGCGGTCGTAGTCGATGGGATCGCCGCCCGCCGGGTCGATGAGCAGCGGACCGAGATGGCCGAGCTGCTCTTGCACGCCCGAGTGGCTGTGGTACCAGTAGGTGCCGTACTGGCGGACCGGAAAGCGCACCTCGAACGTCTCGCCGGGTGCAACGCCGGGGTAGTTGACGCCGGGCACGCCGTCGAAGCGGTTGGGGAGAATCAGCCCGTGCCAGTGGATGGACGATGTTTCGTTGAGGCTGTTGTGATACCGCAAGACGGCCTCTTCGCCCTCTTGCAGGCGAATGAGCGGGCCGGGTACGGTGCCGTTTACCGTGATGGCCTCGGCGCGGCGACCCGCCACTTCAAAGGCGGTGCGGGCAATCTCCAGGTCGTACTCGACGCGCCCGTTGCCCCGGTAGGTGGGCTGCAGCGCATGTACGCCCGGAGCCGCGGTCGGCCCGTTGGGCATGGCGCGGGCCCAGCCCGGCAGGAGGGTTTGGAGGCCGGCGTAGGCCGCGAGGGCCCCGGCGCCTTTTACGAAGTCGCGCCGCGAGACGCCAGGGGTAGCGGACGGCTGGGGGTGTGCAGATGAAGAGACGGCAGGGGCAGCTTCCGCTGCCGAAGAAGGATGCGTAGACATAGGGATCGCAATCGGATGAAGCAGACCAAACACTGGCTTAACGAGAAGCAGCCCGCGCGCCATCGGACGCGCGCCCTTCGCACGGAAGAGGCAGCGCCGAACGGTGCATCGCGGGCCCCGATGCGATCAATTCAGCCAGACGTTCAACAAGAGATGACGGGCTGTGCCGGATGTAGGAGGCACAGGGCCGCTATGCGCGCCGGTGCCGGTATGCCATGAAGCGGCCGGCGTGGAAGCGGGGAGGTGGGCGTGTCCCGCGTCGGCACTGCCGTGGCCCTCGTCGGAGGGGACATGCGTGCGCGAGCCCTCGGCGCGGAGCGCAGCGTCGGCGGGCGGTGTACACGCGGGCCGATCGTGCTCTACTTGATGGTGCGGACATGTGTGCGCGGCGGGGGCGTCGGCACAGCCGTTTCCATGCGCCGCCGCTGCAGGACACCACACCCCGGCGTACCCGAGGGCGCATCCCACCGCCAC comes from Salisaeta longa DSM 21114 and encodes:
- a CDS encoding copper resistance system multicopper oxidase, encoding MSTHPSSAAEAAPAVSSSAHPQPSATPGVSRRDFVKGAGALAAYAGLQTLLPGWARAMPNGPTAAPGVHALQPTYRGNGRVEYDLEIARTAFEVAGRRAEAITVNGTVPGPLIRLQEGEEAVLRYHNSLNETSSIHWHGLILPNRFDGVPGVNYPGVAPGETFEVRFPVRQYGTYWYHSHSGVQEQLGHLGPLLIDPAGGDPIDYDRELVVVLTDWTFNDPHQIFANLKKGEDYYNFQKRTVGDFWRDVFDEGFLDTLKDRLAWKRMRMSRTDLQAVRGTEYTYLMNGHAPGANWTGLFAPGERVRLRFINASFSTIFDVRVPGLPMEVVQVSGQHVEPVMTDEFRIGTAERYDVIVEPTEDRAYTVFAESLSRSGYARGTLAPRAGMEAPVPDERERPLLTMADMGMKHGSGSMDHGGMAMGAAAGAGAASSTGGMDHGGMAHGEMKHGSMDHGPMKEGAMAGGMMASNERGLRAPGTLPEPVMHDPDNDHGPKEAGIPMMTRSRLDEPGVGLGDDGWRVLTYSHLKARDAKESFAAPTREIELHLTGNMERFIWSIDGKEFSEDELVRLQYGERVRLILVNDTMMNHPMHLHGMFMELENGHGRKSPLVDTVLVKPAERVSLLVTANEPGPWFFHCHIIWHMKAGMARVFYVEPPEGSDEDFYYDHPSLT